The following proteins come from a genomic window of Larimichthys crocea isolate SSNF chromosome III, L_crocea_2.0, whole genome shotgun sequence:
- the mmp11a gene encoding stromelysin-3 encodes MRTFLLVCCCVFALQCLQSSLCLPVRGSSRYKVAPVSEKFPDLKKRGKISHAQDLVKETSLMTNTSNTWNRPRCGVPDYPVQKEVHYQGRHRQRRFVLQGGRLDRTDLTYRIIRFPWQMGKEEVRRVFREALKIWSDVTPLTFTEIHSGKSDIRIDFTRYWHGDNLPFDGPGGILAHAFFPKTQQQGDIHFDYDESWTLGNYMGTDLLQVAAHEFGHVLGLGHSHEPGAIMSAYYSFSYPLRMSEDDKKGIQYLYGAHPEVLPSPPPPPPPPPPSNTETNDIIVNPDACQTDFDAVSMIRGELFFFKSSYVWRIRDGHLESGYPALSSRHWRGIPDFIDAAFEDKSGNIWFFQGENYWVFDAERKIRGPESIRSLGLSVSGIQAALRWGHDPNYNIYFFKSGNYWRFSPRENRVESVYPRSMQDWSGIPHDVDATFRDIYGYAHFIRGRQYWKFDPVGMNSLEGYPRYVGKDFFGCRNV; translated from the exons GTTTCTGAGAAGTTTCCCGACCTGAAGAAGAGGGGAAAGATTTCTCATGCTCAGGATTTAGTTAAAGAGACAAGTTTGATGACCAACACCTCTAACACGTGGAACCGACCCCGCTGTGGTGTGCCGGACTATCCCGTCCAGAAGGAGGTGCATTATCAGGGGCGACACCGCCAGAGACGCTTCGTCCTGCAGGGAGGACGTTTAGATAGGACAGACCTTACCTACAG GATCATCCGGTTTCCCTGGCAGATGGGCAAAGAAGAGGTTCGACGTGTCTTTCGGGAAGCGCTGAAAATCTGGAGTGATGTCACCCCGCTCACATTTACTGAGATCCACAGTGGGAAGTCCGACATCCGTATTGACTTCAcaag GTACTGGCACGGAGACAACCTACCCTTCGATGGCCCAGGTGGGATTCTCGCTCATGCCTTCTTCcctaaaacacagcaacaggGTGACATTCACTTTGACTACGATGAATCATGGACCCTTGGGAATTACATGG GCACAGACCTTCTCCAGGTTGCTGCCCATGAGTTTGGGCACGTCCTGGGCCTGGGGCACTCCCATGAGCCGGGAGCCATCATGTCCGCATACTACTCCTTCTCCTACCCACTGAGGATGAGCGAAGATGACAAGAAAGGCATCCAGTATCTGTACGGCGCTCACCCAGAAGTCCTGCCCTCACCGCCACccccgcctccacctccacctccatcaaACACAGAGACCAATGACATTATTGTTAAT CCTGACGCCTGCCAGACAGACTTTGATGCTGTGTCTATGATCCGAGGGGAGCTGTTCTTCTTTAAGTCAAGCTACGTTTGGCGGATCAGGGACGGGCATCTGGAGAGCGGTTACCCAGCGCTGTCGTCCCGTCACTGGAGGGGGATTCCCGACTTCATCGACGCCGCCTTTGAAGACAAGTCAGGAAATATTTGGTTCTTTCAAG GTGAGAACTACTGGGTGTTTGATGCCGAGAGAAAGATCAGAGGGCCAGAGTCCATCAGGAGTTTGGGTCTGTCAGTGTCCGGGATCCAAGCGGCCCTGCGCTGGGGCCATGACCCAAACTACAACATTTACTTCTTCAAGTCAGGCAACTACTGGAGGTTCAGCCCACGTGAGAACCGAGTTGAATCTGTCTACCCACGGAGTATGCAGGACTGGAGCGGCATCCCACATGATGTGGATGCCACATTTAGGGACATCTACG GCTACGCTCACTTTATCCGAGGACGACAGTACTGGAAATTCGATCCTGTTGGCATGAACTCTTTGGAAGGCTACCCCCGCTATGTTGGCAAGGATTTTTTCGGCTGTAGAAACGTGTGA